Proteins encoded by one window of Paenibacillus urinalis:
- a CDS encoding ABC transporter permease, with translation MQEIAVPSATTRKKESRLRKRIWKNKWIYVMLLPGILYFLIFKYLPMYGLVISFQDYKPFKGILGSEWVGFEHFARLFNEPDFLNILTNTLILFGLNLLFYFPVPIILALMLNEVRNSFFKKTFQTLVYLPHFMSWVIIVSIGYVMLTMDGGIVNELLVFFGFEKINFLLSTEWFRPTYIIQVIWREAGWGTIVYLAAIASVDPQLYEAARMDGANRLRQIWHITLPAIRSVIIILLILKIGDVLELGFEHVYLLLNSMNREVAEIIDTYVYTAAMKQGQFSYSTAIGFFKSFVGLILVMVANKLAKKMGEEGVY, from the coding sequence ATGCAGGAAATCGCCGTTCCATCTGCAACAACCCGTAAAAAGGAGAGCAGGCTGCGTAAAAGAATTTGGAAAAATAAATGGATTTACGTCATGCTGCTCCCAGGTATTCTTTATTTTCTTATCTTTAAATATTTACCGATGTATGGACTTGTCATTTCATTTCAGGACTATAAGCCGTTCAAGGGGATACTTGGCAGCGAATGGGTAGGATTCGAGCACTTTGCCCGATTGTTCAATGAGCCAGATTTTCTAAACATACTCACGAATACACTCATCCTGTTCGGGTTAAATCTGCTCTTCTATTTTCCAGTGCCGATCATTCTTGCCCTTATGCTGAACGAGGTGAGGAACTCCTTCTTCAAAAAGACATTCCAAACCCTCGTGTATCTGCCGCATTTCATGTCCTGGGTTATTATCGTATCGATCGGCTATGTCATGCTGACGATGGACGGCGGGATTGTGAATGAGCTGCTCGTATTTTTTGGCTTCGAGAAAATAAATTTCTTGCTCAGCACAGAGTGGTTCAGGCCAACGTATATCATTCAGGTGATCTGGCGTGAGGCAGGCTGGGGAACAATTGTTTACCTTGCTGCCATTGCCTCTGTTGATCCTCAGCTGTACGAAGCGGCAAGAATGGACGGAGCGAATCGGCTGCGTCAAATATGGCATATCACACTTCCTGCCATTCGCAGTGTCATCATTATACTGCTCATTCTGAAGATCGGCGATGTGCTGGAGCTTGGCTTCGAGCATGTATATCTCCTGCTGAACTCCATGAACCGTGAGGTTGCCGAGATCATTGATACTTATGTCTATACAGCTGCAATGAAGCAGGGACAATTCAGCTATAGTACTGCGATCGGCTTCTTTAAATCCTTTGTTGGATTAATCCTTGTCATGGTCGCCAATAAACTAGCCAAAAAAATGGGCGAAGAGGGCGTTTACTAA
- a CDS encoding PspA/IM30 family protein yields the protein MGVFRRMRDITAATINEHLEQSQDPVKLIDQFLMDTRNEIGEVEKLHQQYSRHTRQLKQQVDEASAMIAKREEQALLALKAEEDHLAKLALQEKMLYEEKYKQYIELYDQSRDALTELEEQLDHLKTEYQAVYSKRQYYYARMQTIQLQQRMNERSGQYGGRHVPGMFNRLEDRVSDLEYEARSLRDLRRGEQTRETSQYSVSDLLEREMAKLKKKLENGGKE from the coding sequence ATGGGCGTATTTCGTCGAATGCGGGATATCACCGCAGCCACCATTAATGAACATCTGGAACAAAGTCAAGATCCTGTCAAGCTGATCGATCAATTTCTGATGGATACACGGAATGAGATTGGAGAGGTTGAGAAGCTTCACCAGCAATATTCAAGACATACCAGACAATTAAAGCAGCAGGTAGATGAGGCTTCAGCCATGATTGCGAAGAGAGAAGAGCAGGCTCTGCTGGCACTCAAAGCAGAGGAAGATCATCTGGCCAAGCTGGCATTGCAGGAAAAAATGCTCTACGAAGAAAAGTACAAACAGTATATCGAACTGTACGATCAAAGTAGAGATGCATTAACAGAGCTTGAGGAGCAGTTAGACCATCTCAAGACCGAATATCAAGCAGTGTACAGTAAACGCCAATATTACTATGCAAGAATGCAGACGATACAGCTGCAGCAAAGAATGAATGAACGCTCTGGCCAATATGGCGGAAGACATGTTCCGGGAATGTTCAATCGTCTCGAGGACCGGGTGTCGGATCTGGAGTATGAGGCAAGAAGTCTTCGGGATCTGCGCCGCGGCGAGCAGACAAGAGAAACCAGCCAGTATTCCGTTTCAGATCTCTTGGAAAGAGAGATGGCGAAGCTCAAGAAGAAGCTGGAGAACGGAGGAAAGGAGTAA
- a CDS encoding carbohydrate ABC transporter permease — MVEDRTLGGKMFSIVNFILLAVIALVTVLPFVHVVAGSFTTSAEMAAKKFVLIPTDWSLDAYKFIFSTNTIFRAMLVSIGVTVIGTLFSMLITSLMAYGLSRRDLDGRKVIMFMVVFTMLFSGGMIPTFLVVKELGLIDTYAALILPSAISAFNMIILKNFFQNIPEGLEESAKIDGSNDFGILFRIVLPLSMPAIATISLFYAVTYWNTYMSAILYLNESKMWPIQVLLRQIVVLASGMDYSSELDSSVPPPDQAVKMAVIVVATLPILMVYPFLQKHFAKGAMLGSIKG; from the coding sequence ATGGTTGAAGACAGAACGCTGGGCGGTAAAATGTTCTCTATTGTGAATTTTATTCTGCTTGCCGTCATTGCACTGGTTACTGTATTGCCATTTGTGCATGTGGTCGCTGGTTCATTCACGACAAGTGCTGAAATGGCAGCCAAGAAATTTGTACTCATCCCGACAGATTGGAGTTTGGATGCCTACAAGTTTATATTTTCAACAAATACGATCTTTCGAGCGATGCTGGTATCCATTGGAGTTACCGTCATTGGCACATTGTTCAGTATGCTGATTACATCACTGATGGCATATGGACTCTCGAGACGGGATCTGGATGGACGCAAGGTTATCATGTTTATGGTCGTCTTCACGATGCTGTTCAGCGGAGGGATGATCCCTACGTTTCTCGTTGTGAAGGAGCTCGGATTAATTGATACGTATGCTGCCCTGATCTTGCCAAGCGCTATAAGTGCCTTTAATATGATCATTCTTAAAAATTTCTTTCAGAACATTCCGGAGGGCTTGGAAGAATCCGCGAAGATCGACGGATCGAATGATTTTGGAATTCTGTTCCGTATCGTGCTTCCGCTGTCCATGCCGGCCATTGCAACCATCTCACTGTTCTATGCGGTTACGTATTGGAATACCTATATGAGCGCGATCCTTTATTTAAATGAGAGTAAAATGTGGCCAATCCAAGTGTTGCTGCGTCAAATCGTTGTACTCGCAAGCGGTATGGACTACAGCTCAGAGCTAGATTCCTCCGTTCCACCGCCCGACCAGGCAGTGAAGATGGCGGTAATCGTGGTAGCGACACTGCCGATCCTGATGGTCTATCCATTCTTGCAGAAGCATTTCGCGAAAGGTGCGATGCTGGGTTCGATTAAGGGCTGA